One Dysidea avara chromosome 7, odDysAvar1.4, whole genome shotgun sequence genomic region harbors:
- the LOC136261636 gene encoding U3 small nucleolar RNA-associated protein 4 homolog, translating to MNVHRIRFVPFNAQAINCLAFTGSGKLVLSRADGSIEIWNPAENWLQEIVIPSAKGSSIESLVCCGDRLFTAGLNGLIQEWDTGRQQPVAMVESFGVPIWCLAVNQKKECLAAGCEDGSIKLYSIGEDKGDLSYMKTFSKQEGRVMSLAWSKSGKYLISGGVDSTIRKYKAANQSCDLRITLDDHQVSKNTIVWDLKCLDGLSIVSALSTGKLQIFDGKMGTLIQSFESHMADILTIAVSTDERTLFASGIDQKVVRLQRIASGQFVASESVLVHTHDVRALAISSSNQLVSGGIDTQLILYNLEYFGAKKSATIFPPFSHHCLHYQLVHDILVTQQPACLQFWKLQSIPDDIDTETTPYHPSPVHLLKIKSSEQDHIKCFTMNSEATLCAIATSANQIWIYQLSLSDCKATSLTRLNYSAHKMTFVQQDELLLCSTEGDIDLVKGTHYTNMAKVMENTKYLPSLISTNNSSQLVVLCYVDQPGVVVDVVNCKIINHIPKLSSLVTAVCFYQNHIVLCCASHDIFCYNFIQDRLKQWLKADNSSPLMGPIKGVFFIQSPKPLLALYSHQSLALIDYKQFEQHKSAGMKRTLEDRKCSPYQLGNLSVFNHFNNILFAKATEQGGLCVVEKPWEDILAILPPALLRHKYGAS from the coding sequence ATGAACGTCCATCGAATACGATTTGTGCCTTTCAACGCTCAAGCTATCAACTGTTTGGCGTTTACAGGAAGTGGAAAGCTGGTGCTATCGAGGGCGGATGGTAGTATAGAGATATGGAATCCTGCTGAGAACTGGCTCCAAGAGATAGTGATACCTAGTGCCAAAGGATCAAGCATTGAAAGCCTTGTGTGCTGTGGAGATAGGCTATTTACTGCTGGGCTGAATGGCTTAATACAAGAATGGGACACCGGTAGGCAGCAGCCAGTCGCCATGGTGGAGTCATTTGGGGTTCCTATTTGGTGCCTAGCAGTTAATCAGAAGAAGGAATGCCTGGCTGCAGGTTGTGAAGATGGTAGCATCAAGCTGTACTCGATTGGAGAAGATAAGGGAGACCTCAGTTACATGAAAACTTTTAGCAAGCAAGAAGGAAGAGTGATGTCTCTTGCTTGGAGCAAATCAGGAAAGTACTTGATCAGCGGAGGAGTTGACAGCACAATACGCAAATACAAGGCAGCAAATCAGTCGTGTGATCTACGGATAACGCTGGATGACCACCAAGTCTCGAAGAACACAATTGTGTGGGACTTAAAATGCTTGGACGGACTCAGCATTGTTAGCGCACTGTCAACTGGAAAGTTGCAGATATTTGATGGCAAGATGGGTACCCTGATACAGTCGTTTGAATCTCACATGGCAGATATACTAACTATTGCAGTTAGCACAGACGAGCGGACACTGTTTGCATCAGGCATTGACCAGAAAGTGGTACGATTGCAGAGGATAGCAAGTGGACAATTTGTGGCATCAGAATCAGTTCTAGTTCATACACACGATGTACGTGCATTGGCCATATCTTCGTCAAACCAACTAGTGTCAGGTGGCATTGACACACAACTTATTCTGTACAATCTAGAATATTTCGGGGCAAAGAAATCAGCAACAATCTTTCCACCATTTTCCCACCATTGCCTACACTATCAACTTGTTCATGACATACTGGTAACTCAACAACCAGCTTGCCTCCAGTTTTGGAAACTCCAGAGCATACCAGATGATATTGACACAGAGACTACTCCATACCATCCTAGTCCAGTTCACCTGCTGAAGATTAAATCTTCTGAACAAGACCACATCAAATGTTTCACAATGAACAGTGAAGCTACACTTTGTGCCATAGCAACCAGTGCCAATCAAATTTGGATTTACCAATTGTCTTTGAGTGACTGTAAAGCTACCAGCCTCACTAGACTAAACTATTCAGCACATAAAATGACATTTGTGCAGCAAGATGAATTGCTTCTCTGCTCTACcgaaggagacattgatttagtCAAAGGCACACACTACACTAATATGGCCAAAGTGATGGAGAACACCAAGTACCTACCATCGTTAATCTCAACCAATAATAGTAGTCAACTTGTGGTGTTGTGTTATGTGGACCAGCCTGGGGTAGTTGTTGATGTTGTCAACTGTAAGATCATTAACCATATCCCAAAGTTATCCTCACTGGTAACTGCTGTTTGTTTTTACCAAAAccacattgtgttgtgttgtgccAGTCACGATATCTTCTGTTACAATTTCATCCAAGATAGACTAAAGCAGTGGCTGAAAGCAGACAACAGTTCCCCACTGATGGGACCTATTAAAGGAGTATTCTTTATACAGTCACCCAAACCATTGCTAGCACTCTACAGTCACCAGAGTTTAGCGTTGATTGACTATAAGCAGTTCGAGCAGCACAAATCTGCAGGAATGAAAAGAACACTTGAAGATAGGAAGTGCTCTCCATATCAGTTGGGCAATTTATCAGTGTTCAATCATTTCAACAATATATTGTTTGCTAAGGCAACAGAGCAGGGTGGACTGTGTGTGGTAGAGAAGCCATGGGAGGACATATTGGCTATCCTCCCACCTGCCCTGCTAAGGCACAAATATGGAGCCTCTTAA
- the LOC136261641 gene encoding lysM and putative peptidoglycan-binding domain-containing protein 3-like: MTEKKLRNGFVRPISSATSQSSQSPSASLIPQQQNHTRKTAYLFGKDELAEVSNDNEEIEMTRIHHRKPRGRKRSSKNDKEKDITIVEEPVQEGDTLRTFALRYNCQVSDIKRLNCLYNDRDFFALKTAKIPIKVHSILSQDGELDKRRQQKPKQISNESTNSTTEDDIGLRGVYHSDSCDADESSDNDLNTAEVHLISLKSGLKAKHKTETLLDVLDTNLQRLRDSVPSTKSSLDEVTYALTQKKIHPLVLPDDHQMSLKVKLLLILLVIGIIITGVVIYIHFPVLNKK, from the exons ATGACTGAAAAGAAGTTACGAAATGGTTTTGTTCGGCCAATTTCATCAGCAACCTCCCAATCATCGCAATCACCATCCGCTAGTCTTATCCCTCAACAACAAAACCACACAAGAAAAACTGCTTATCTGTTTGGAAAAGATGAGTTGGCCGAAGTTTCTAATGACAACGAAGAAATTGAGATGACAAGAATTCACCATAGAAAACCACGTGGTAGGAAAAGATCTTCAAAGAATGACAAAGAAAAAGACATTACCATTGTTGAAGAACCTGTTCAAGAAGGTGATACTCTACGTACCTTTGCATTAAGGTATAATTGTCAA GTATCTGATATAAAGAGATTAAATTGCCTGTATAATGATCGAGACTTTTTCGCATTGAAAACAGCCAAAATTCCTATTAAAGTACACAGCATACTGTCACAGGATGGTGAACTTGATAAGAGAAGACAACAGAAGCCTAAACAAATTTCAAACGAGTCCACTAATTCCACAACTGAAGATGACATTGGCTTAAGAGGAGTCTACCATAGTGACTCATGTGATGCTGATGAGTCAA GTGACAATGACCTCAACACAGCAGAGGTACATTTAATCAGCCTCAAGTCTGGACTGAAGGCCAAGCACAAAACAGAAACTCTGTTAGATGTGCTAGATACTAATCTTCAGAGATTGAGAGATTCTGTCCCATCAACGAAATCCAGTTTGGATGAGGTCACATATGCACTTACTCAGAAAAAAATTCATCCGTTAGTTCTTCCTGACGATCATCAAATGTCATTGAAAGTAAAACTGTTActtattttattagtaattggAATAATTATAACTGGAGTTGTAATATATATACATTTTCCCgttttaaataaaaaataa
- the LOC136261637 gene encoding SH2 domain-containing adapter protein F-like, producing the protein MPKDHFWNKRSSKKEGTLDGKKANGLTDDCNDGSVSRGSQKSKSSTSKKHLFGIDWSPILNRNGGRKTQEHDSKVPRSVSSSALAEARTIAFKRTASNGEVEQSKPGIDYVTPLDSQRQRHSSDQVLQAKKPTQIYSVPVDTIRKTNGHLEHGKVKSPSPVNSHVPRPPQQDYTEPWEYTTKDAAVMGRSHGSSSVPHIKTSGSYKKKENVSSASDTSVSPPPLSPDANSDDYEEPWDKLKRPNVYHKKSREKPVGRISPLPPMRPVPKPPVEITKQTSEVPKLLSPVPDEDDVSKVRVPPRRTVSCKTSVVSDYSMPCDTKRLSDTVVNVSPYLKPVEQFPLHDDSSSEELSPTPPPLPIRYSSAPLINASLALDEQPWYHYKLSRSEAEDILRHKADFSFLVRDSESSSDPYSLSIRNFATGFMHLKIACKNGMYVLGQFSKPFSTVPEAIEFYTRNKLTLKGAEHKQLKHPVYKNECH; encoded by the exons ATGCCGAAGGACCATTTCTGGAACAAGAGAAGTAGTAAGAAGGAAGGTACGTTAGATGGAAAGAAAGCTAACGGATTGACAGATGACTGCAACGATGGAAGTGTTTCTCGTGGCTCACAGAAATCGAAGAGTAGTACAAGTAAAAAACATTTGTTTGGAATAGACTGGAGTCCTATACTAAACAGAAATGGTGGTAGAAAGACCCAAGAACATGACAGTAAAGTTCCTCGTTCAGTTTCGTCTTCGGCTTTAGCTGAAGCAAGAACTATAGCATTTAAGAGAACGGCCTCTAACGGAGAGGTCGAGCAAAGCAAACCAGGAATCGATTATGTAACTCCACTAGACTCTCAAAGACAACGTCACTCTTCAGATCAAGTTCTTCAAGCTAAGAAACCTACTCAGATATACAGCGTGCCTGTCGATACAATCAGAAAGACAAATGGACACTTAGAACATGGTAAAGTTAAGAGTCCATCTCCTGTAAATTCGCACGTACCAAGACCGCCCCAGCAAGACTACACTGAGCCATGGGAGTATACTACTAAAGATGCAGCTGTCATGGGAAGGTCACATGGTTCTTCCAGTGTCCCTCACATTAAAACTAGTGGTAGTTATAAGAAGAAGGAAAATGTCTCCTCAGCAAGTGATACGTCAGTGAGCCCACCACCATTATCACCAGATGCTAATAGTGATGATTACGAGGAGCCGTGGGACAAATTGAAGCGTCCCAACGTTTATCATAAAAAGAGCCGAGAAAAGCCTGTAGGCAGAATCTCTCCTCTCCCTCCAATGAGACCAGTGCCAAAACCACCTGTTGAAATCACAAAACAAACCAGTGAGGTGCCAAAGCTATTATCCCCTGTACCTGATGAAGATGATGTTTCTAAAGTACGCGTACCACCAAGACGTACTGTTTCTTGCAAGACTAGTGTTGTAAGTGACTATTCAATGCCCTGTGATACAAAGAGATTATCAGATACTGTTGTTAATGTCTCACCTTATCTTAAACCAGTGGAGCAGTTCCCGCTGCATGATGATTCAAGTTCTGAGGAACTTAGCCCTACTCCACCTCCTCTGCCTATCCGTTACTCCAGTGCACCTCTAATAAATGCTAGCCTAGCTCTGGATGAACAACC GTGGTATCATTACAAGCTGAGCAGAAGCGAGGCCGAAGACATTCTCAGACACAAAGCAGATTTTAGTTTCTTGGTCCGTGACAGTGAGAGTTCTAGTGATCCTTATTCACTCTCAATTCG GAATTTTGCCACTGGTTTCATGCATCTTAAGATAGCTTGTAAGAATGGCATGTATGTACTTGGACAGTTCAGCAAGCCATTTAGCACAGTCCCAGAAGCAATTGAGTTTTATACAAGGAACAAGCTCACCTTAAAAGGTGCTGAACACAAACAATTGAAGCACCCTGTATATAAGAATGAGTGCCATTAA
- the LOC136261631 gene encoding uncharacterized protein: MASEDAQHSSGRLSSFSVYEDPPVTDPQEINRQLDLELQLKNHIEELIKVYLDSDSLDKVEELTEHQLSCCGRISGLRIQLLRLRRSSTISSEDINLTVENPLEKPLDILMMMTSEEDAQTVVITPATNGTVKTDGVNLPSVPASVAPDIATDIALKQTAEAIVNNVITNSVAQLSDQTDILPADLPLQPFGAVDKHEKVISEVETATENKPINSEVVPEDVSDETLNDQRAAKAVVHETTSPPAQPDKDGEQNGQVSFDADPNKAQQASSGRVEQFPVTETVQSSLENQPISEDQAAEGISDLSNRLEIGPANDDQVSKNIDPSTENQTVEENAGLSVDHQLTKDDQTTEVSTGNQPVTDDQATKESTDLSANEPHSESDQVSKEIEVSSEGQASPATSADLIESNVARKDIELSEQDEKFKEDQATTGLSADEHLGNANGDSKSHTDQTITDTKGLSAGSEIKQANEETKLSTKDQPVNVGAAAVIDRHSSEPTKDKQVSEKTIKDQSSTNGDQTTKLGTDLSANAMNEHRSELTKDALVLSAENPTTKDRACSQIVYNKDSHTLIASTMSDSHLVQSQKSESSKVHKQKAVTLDNRRGSAPLFKKKQKSLSRDDGAAANVTPLGALSTFEWDPSCLIEELYIDCKSIAPPGTQPNRLVVVMEKLPRNQEKKTIAKGWKKRYFCITSGNMYYYEEQKMTKALGVVKLSGAKVSCQDLIIRVTDKMNQTIVMRGKPEDSYQMYRSLQLESVHPTLTSILNPYPGDGHPVIIVDIGSCSVRAGFASGDSYPHLFFPAVCSVVKDTDEIQACGMDALLPSTRQNCEIVFPTRQKLRMDQDVMTVTLRYIHRFLLHIFTKLKVEPSSAKVLMTLPQNYSDKDKEMLMELLLENLSCEAVSLQEQHILSLYSYGATTGIVVDIGDRTDIVPIVDGFKIDAGITKLQVGGGTVTDSLRRLSTEYGLRYFSEVEFYIMRLVKEKLGFVSQDFATDMEQSTADAVSYTRALEVGHYQLPDRKTVIAMSSPLFRAFEGFFQPSVWGKDIPSVTESILKAIQSCDVDRRREMARSIFLSGGATLTTGFQERLEQELTSISPSSYNIQIQASVSRHHASFLGAAVLVSLDSFQNSWITKEQFAVSKT; this comes from the coding sequence ATGGCTTCCGAAGATGCTCAACATAGTTCTGGCCGGTTATCATCGTTCTCAGTTTACGAAGACCCACCGGTGACCGATCCTCAAGAAATAAACCGACAGCTGGACTTGGAATTACAATTGAAAAATCACATAGAGGAACTAATAAAAGTGTACCTGGACTCCGACAGTCTAGACAAAGTTGAGGAATTGACTGAGCATCAACTCAGCTGCTGTGGTAGAATATCCGGCCTTCGTATACAACTGCTACGATTGAGGCGCTCTTCTACCATATCCTCCGAAGATATTAATCTTACTGTGGAAAATCCTTTGGAAAAGCCTCTAGATATTTTGATGATGATGACCAGTGAGGAAGATGCCCAAACAGTTGTTATTACTCCTGCTACCAATGGCACTGTGAAAACAGATGGTGTAAACCTTCCATCAGTGCCAGCTAGTGTAGCACCGGACATTGCAACAGATATAGCATTGAAGCAGACAGCCGAAGCTATAGTGAATAATGTCATTACAAATTCTGTAGCACAATTGTCAGACCAGACTGATATTCTGCCTGCTGATTTGCCTTTGCAACCATTTGGAGCAGTTGATAAACATGAAAAAGTAATCAGTGAAGTTGAAACGGCCACAGAAAACAAACCAATAAACAGCGAAGTTGTTCCAGAAGATGTGTCTGATGAAACTTTGAATGATCAGCGTGCAGCTAAAGCAGTTGTTCATGAAACCACATCACCACCAGCTCAACCTGATAAAGATGGTGAACAAAATGGTCAGGTCAGTTTTGATGCTGATCCCAATAAAGCACAGCAAGCCTCCAGTGGTAGGGTGGAGCAGTTTCCTGTTACAGAAACTGTTCAGTCCTCTTTAGAAAACCAACCTATCAGTGAAGACCAGGCTGCTGAAGGCATTTCAGATTTATCAAATAGGCTCGAAATAGGACCAGCCAATGATGACCAAGTGAGTAAAAACATTGACCCGTCCACAGAAAATCAAACAGTTGAAGAAAATGCAGGCTTGTCTGTAGATCATCAGCTTACCAAAGATGACCAGACTACTGAGGTTTCTACTGGGAATCAACCTGTTACTGATGATCAAGCCACTAAGGAAAGTACAGATTTATCTGCTAATGAACCACACTCTGAGAGTGACCAAGTCAGTAAAGAAATTGAAGTGTCCTCTGAAGGCCAAGCGAGTCCTGCCACCAGTGCAGATCTAATTGAAAGTAATGTAGCCAGAAAAGATATTGAACTGTCTGAACAAGATGAAAAATTTAAGGAGGATCAAGCCACTACAGGTTTATCTGCAGATGAACATCTTGGCAATGCCAATGGAGACAGCAAGTCTCACACAGATCAAACAATCACTGACACGAAAGGTTTGTCTGCTGGTTCAGAAATTAAGCAGGCCAATGAAGAAACAAAGCTGTCCACAAAGGACCAGCCTGTTAATGTTGGTGCTGCTGCTGTTATAGACAGACATTCATCAGAGCCTACCAAAGACAAGCAAGTCAGTGAAAAGACTATAAAAGACCAATCATCTACCAATGGAGACCAAACCACCAAATTAGGTACAGATTTGTCTGCTAATGCTATGAATGAACATCGATCAGAACTCACCAAAGATGCCCTAGTCCTTTCTGCAGAAAATCCAACCACAAAAGATCGTGCGTGttcacaaattgtgtacaacaAAGATAGCCATACCCTTATTGCTTCAACAATGTCAGATTCACACCTTGTACAGTCACAAAAAAGTGAATCTAGCAAGGTCCACAAACAGAAGGCAGTTACACTAGACAATCGTAGAGGCAGTGCTCCTTTGTTTAAAAAGAAGCAGAAGAGTTTGAGTAGAGATGATGGTGCTGCAGCTAATGTTACTCCACTTGGAGCACTTTCAACTTTTGAGTGGGATCCCAGCTGCTTGATCGAGGAACTATACATTGATTGTAAGTCAATAGCACCACCAGGAACACAGCCCAACAGGCTGGTAGTGGTAATGGAAAAGCTTCCTCGTAACCAGGAGAAGAAAACTATTGCAAAGGGCTGGAAGAAGCGTTACTTTTGCATTACATCTGGTAACATGTATTATTATGAGGAGCAAAAAATGACTAAGGCTCTTGGAGTCGTCAAGTTAAGCGGTGCCAAAGTATCTTGCCAGGACTTGATCATTCGGGTCACAGACAAAATGAACCAAACTATTGTGATGCGTGGAAAACCAGAAGATAGTTACCAGATGTATCGATCACTCCAGCTAGAGTCAGTGCACCCCACATTGACCAGCATCTTAAATCCATATCCTGGAGATGGTCACCCAGTAATCATAGTGGATATTGGTTCATGCTCGGTTAGGGCAGGATTCGCTAGCGGAGATTCTTACCCGCACCTGTTCTTTCCTgctgtgtgtagtgttgtaaaGGACACTGATGAAATCCAGGCTTGTGGGATGGATGCACTTTTGCCCTCCACTCGTCAGAATTGTGAAATTGTGTTTCCAACTCGTCAAAAGCTGCGCATGGACCAAGATGTAATGACAGTGACACTGAGATACATTCACCGTTTTCTGTTGCACATTTTTACCAAGTTAAAAGTTGAGCCTTCATCAGCAAAAGTGTTAATGACTCTACCGCAAAACTACAGTGATAAGGATAAAGAAATGTTGATGGAACTGCTACTTGAAAATTTATCTTGTGAAGCAGTCTCTCTGCAAGAGCAGCACATCCTTTCATTGTATTCTTATGGGGCAACGACTGGTATTGTGGTTGACATTGGCGATCGCACTGACATTGTGCCCATTGTGGATGGCTTCAAGATTGATGCTGGCATCACCAAACTCCAAGTTGGTGGGGGCACAGTCACTGACTCCCTTAGACGACTGTCAACTGAATATGGCTTGCGATACTTTTCTGAAGTGGAGTTCTATATCATGCGTCTTGTTAAGGAGAAGCTAGGGTTTGTGTCACAAGACTTTGCCACTGATATGGAGCAGTCTACAGCAGATGCTGTCAGCTATACAAGAGCCTTAGAGGTTGGCCATTATCAGCTACCAGATCGAAAGACTGTAATTGCAATGAGCTCTCCACTCTTTCGAGCATTTGAAGGGTTTTTCCAACCGTCAGTATGGGGCAAAGACATACCGAGCGTTACTGAATCAATTCTGAAAGCTATCCAGTCCTGTGATGTTGACCGCCGACGTGAAATGGCTCGTAGTATTTTCCTTAGCGGAGGTGCCACTCTCACAACTGGATTTCAAGAGAGACTTGAACAAGAACTGACATCCATTTCTCCATCATCTTACAACATACAAATACAAGCATCTGTAAGTCGGCATCACGCTTCTTTTCTGGGGGCTGCTGTACTAGTTTCACTTGACTCCTTCCAAAACTCATGGATTACTAAGGAACAATTTGCAGTTTCAAAAACTTGA
- the LOC136261635 gene encoding translation initiation factor eIF2B subunit epsilon-like, protein MMSKDKSNKKNDALLAAGEDIVQAVVIADSFNYRFLPITSEKPRALLPLVNRPLLDYTIDFLAASGVHQIFVYCSSHAGMVKSHLEKSKFSKPNSPVQLTIMMSENCYSLGDAMRDIDSQSLISSDFILVSGDLVSNMKLQQAIVEHKERKKKDKMSVMTVVYKKASPDHRTRSKEDDILVAFNTSDHRLLHCEKIKKKKKMTIPLSLFEGKKQVDLHYDLLDCHVSICSPIIPQLFSDNFDYQTRDHFIRGILVNEEILGNHIYTYIISDQYAARVCNLHTYDAISKDVMHRWVYPLVPDIAPTDESPYSYGRHNIYLNSDVTLARGCILEHDVAVAGGTRIGADTFIANSVIGPNCVIEDNCHIEGSYLWSNVKVHKGSRVVSSIVADRVEIKSNVTVEPGCIISFEVVIGPNFTVPAGSRITSKVDVSIDDDNGGFDSDDEKDVKTIDENTQQVSAKEVGSEGFGYLWHSRQADNNADEDIIVEKWAVQAESSDSDDVGSVASSRGQSLGPSFEDMVDAEVLMQDQFYTEVLESIRLGIAEVTDIENLILEINSSKHAYNIPIDDVPVAIIRAILEGPQNEFPSTIAMLSYIEQAINKLQSLLQHYMKNHSVQVKVLGDTADSASQNPKLLAGFAKIVLFLYNVDVIKEQAILEWYEGLQANSSTSAQEVLAKIQPVIVWLQTAEEESSSEEET, encoded by the coding sequence ATGATGAGCAAAGACAAGAGCAACAAAAAGAATGATGCTTTGTTGGCTGCAGGGGAGGATATTGTTCAAGCAGTGGTGATTGCAGATAGTTTCAACTATCGGTTTCTTCCTATTACCTCAGAAAAGCCTCGGGCACTGCTACCCTTGGTGAATCGTCCGTTACTGGATTATACTATAGATTTCCTGGCAGCATCTGGAGTACACcaaatatttgtgtattgttCGTCACATGCTGGTATGGTGAAGAGTCACTTGGAGAAGTCCAAATTTAGCAAGCCCAATTCACCTGTCCAACTGACAATAATGATGTCTGAAAACTGTTACTCGCTGGGTGATGCCATGAGGGACATTGACAGCCAGTCTCTTATCAGTTCAGACTTCATTTTGGTATCTGGTGACTTGGTTTCCAACATGAAGCTGCAACAAGCCATTGTTGAACACAAAGAGCGGAAGAAGAAGGACAAAATGAGTGTCATGACTGTGGTGTATAAGAAAGCATCTCCTGATCATCGAACACGCAGTAAAGAGGACGACATTTTGGTAGCTTTCAACACGTCTGATCATCGTCTATTACACTGTGAGAAGattaagaagaagaaaaagatgaccATTCCCCTAAGTCTGTTTGAGGGGAAGAAACAAGTTGACCTACACTACGATCTACTCGACTGCCATGTCAGCATATGTTCTCCAATAATTCCGCAACTCTTTTCAGATAACTTTGACTATCAAACTCGCGATCACTTTATCAGAGGCATCTTAGTCAATGAAGAGATCCTTGGTAATCACATATACACTTACATTATTTCTGATCAGTATGCAGCTCGTGTGTGTAACCTGCACACGTATGATGCCATCAGCAAAGATGTCATGCACAGATGGGTATATCCTCTTGTTCCAGATATTGCACCAACTGATGAGTCACCGTACTCTTATGGTCGCCACAATATTTATCTAAATAGTGACGTTACACTGGCCAGAGGCTGCATATTGGAACACGATGTAGCAGTGGCGGGGGGAACACGGATCGGTGCTGACACATTTATTGCTAACTCTGTAATTGGTCCCAACTGTGTAATAGAAGATAACTGCCACATAGAGGGTTCGTATTTGTGGAGTAATGTCAAAGTCCACAAAGGGTCAAGGGTGGTCTCCAGTATAGTTGCTGACAGAGTGGAAATCAAGTCCAATGTCACAGTGGAGCCCGGCTGCATTATATCATTTGAGGTGGTGATTGGTCCGAACTTTACTGTTCCAGCTGGATCAAGGATTACCAGTAAAGTGGATGTCAGCATTGATGATGACAATGGTGGCTTTGATTCTGATGATGAGAAAGATGTTAAGACAATTGATGAGAACACTCAGCAGGTATCTGCAAAAGAAGTTGGCAGTGAAGGATTTGGTTACTTGTGGCACTCACGGCAGGCTGACAATAATGCAGACGAAGACATTATAGTAGAGAAATGGGCTGTACAGGCTGAGTCCAGTGACTCGGATGATGTTGGTAGTGTCGCATCATCTCGTGGCCAAAGCCTTGGGCCTTCATTTGAGGATATGGTGGATGCAGAAGTACTGATGCAGGATCAGTTTTACACTGAAGTACTTGAAAGCATCAGATTGGGAATTGCAGAGGTCACCGATATAGAAAACCTAATCTTGGAAATTAACTCTTCCAAGCATGCGTACAACATTCCAATCGATGATGTTCCAGTTGCTATCATTCGAGCTATTTTGGAGGGGCCACAGAATGAATTCCCATCCACCATTGCAATGCTTTCCTACATTGAACAAGCTATCAACAAACTGCAGTCCTTACTACAGCATTACATGAAGAACCACTCAGTTCAGGTGAAGGTCTTAGGTGATACTGCAGATTCTGCTAGCCAAAACCCTAAGCTTCTTGCCGGCTTTGCCAAGATTGTTCTCTTCCTATACAACGTTGATGTTATCAAAGAGCAAGCCATTTTGGAATGGTATGAGGGTCTGCAAGCTAATAGCTCAACCAGTGCACAAGAGGTTCTTGCCAAGATACAGCCAGTAATTGTCTGGCTGCAAACAGCTGAAGAAGAATCTTCGTCAGAGGAGGAAACTTGA